One genomic segment of Paenibacillus xylanexedens includes these proteins:
- a CDS encoding RidA family protein: protein MNMDKITRKNPENMPAPVGQYTHITRIPRNAELFVTSGQIGADQNGLFPESLNEQVTNTFNNIKTVLKSERLDAEHIIKVNVWATEEIDWDFLYAEWGQLFSTDYPAMTIGYITALGLPEIKIEIELWAAKV, encoded by the coding sequence ATGAATATGGACAAAATTACTAGAAAAAATCCAGAAAATATGCCAGCTCCTGTAGGTCAGTACACGCATATTACAAGAATTCCGAGGAATGCAGAGTTATTTGTGACTTCGGGTCAAATTGGAGCAGATCAGAATGGACTCTTTCCAGAGAGTCTGAATGAGCAAGTCACTAATACATTTAATAATATTAAAACAGTGCTCAAATCTGAGCGCTTAGATGCTGAACATATTATCAAAGTGAACGTATGGGCAACCGAGGAAATCGATTGGGATTTCTTATATGCCGAGTGGGGACAATTATTTAGTACGGATTATCCTGCAATGACGATTGGATATATTACGGCGTTAGGTCTACCAGAGATTAAAATTGAAATTGAGCTTTGGGCAGCAAAAGTGTAA
- a CDS encoding GNAT family N-acetyltransferase, whose protein sequence is MDLLTQLQSIPTVTPVQAHQIHDAIDFAMRVRREVFPMMDHTKLPVDFEQFREHYLDSDGSIFLVAMMEGGGIVGSIGILPYDGRIEAVEGRYAARSAAEIVKCYVDPAYRRFGIGSMLMNELESVVKDMHYTTLYLHTHRFLPGAVDFWKRQGFTVIAEQDDDWQTVHMDKLACE, encoded by the coding sequence GTGGATTTATTGACACAACTTCAGAGTATACCGACAGTCACACCAGTTCAGGCACACCAGATTCATGATGCCATTGATTTTGCCATGCGTGTACGTAGAGAAGTGTTTCCGATGATGGATCATACGAAATTGCCTGTGGACTTCGAGCAGTTCAGAGAACATTATCTGGACTCCGATGGTTCGATCTTTCTTGTTGCAATGATGGAGGGTGGGGGTATCGTCGGTTCTATTGGGATATTACCATATGATGGACGTATCGAAGCTGTGGAAGGTCGATATGCAGCTCGATCGGCTGCCGAAATAGTAAAATGTTATGTGGATCCCGCGTATCGTAGGTTTGGCATTGGTTCGATGTTGATGAACGAACTGGAGAGCGTGGTAAAGGATATGCACTATACGACGCTGTATTTGCATACACATCGCTTCTTGCCAGGAGCCGTAGATTTCTGGAAACGCCAAGGGTTTACGGTTATTGCTGAGCAGGATGATGACTGGCAAACCGTACATATGGACAAGTTGGCATGTGAGTGA
- a CDS encoding 6-phospho-beta-glucosidase, which yields MNEKFTAFPENFLWGGATAANQLEGAYLEGGKGLTTVDLIPIGANRWNIALGNLDSYEPKTGEFYPSHEAIDFYHRYKEDIALFAEMGFKCLRLSIAWARIFPNGDEAEPNEAGLQFYDDVFDELLKYNIEPVVTICHFDVPVHLVETYGGWKNRKMIGFFEKYAATLFNRYSNKVKYWMTFNEINMLLHLPYIGAGIVLQDGENKDQVLYQAAHHELVASALAVKACHEIIPGAQIGCMLAAGMVYPYSSNPDDVWKAMEKDRESFFFIDVQSKGAYPGYTKRFFRENDIWIDMQPEDAEILMQNTVDYIGFSYYASRCTSTDPEILKDSTEGNVFGSVKNPYLQASEWGWTIDPKGLRITCNQLHDRYGKPLFIVENGLGATDVLLDNDSVEDDYRIEYLNSHFAEMAEAIQDGVELIGYTSWGPIDLVSAGTGEMKKRYGYIYVDRNNDGTGTLRRVKKKSFHWYKDVIASNGAQYF from the coding sequence ATGAATGAAAAGTTTACAGCCTTCCCGGAGAATTTTCTCTGGGGAGGAGCAACCGCAGCGAATCAATTGGAAGGTGCTTATCTGGAAGGTGGCAAAGGTTTAACGACAGTAGATCTGATTCCGATTGGTGCCAATCGATGGAATATTGCTCTGGGTAACCTGGATTCGTATGAACCAAAAACAGGGGAATTCTATCCTTCACATGAAGCCATTGACTTCTATCATCGATATAAGGAAGATATTGCGTTATTTGCAGAAATGGGATTTAAGTGCCTCAGGCTTTCCATAGCCTGGGCACGGATTTTCCCTAATGGTGATGAAGCGGAGCCAAACGAAGCAGGCTTGCAATTTTATGATGATGTCTTTGATGAGTTATTAAAATACAACATAGAACCTGTCGTGACGATCTGCCATTTCGATGTACCTGTACATCTGGTCGAGACTTACGGCGGGTGGAAGAACCGTAAGATGATTGGTTTCTTTGAGAAATATGCGGCGACGCTATTCAATCGATACAGTAATAAAGTGAAATACTGGATGACGTTTAATGAGATCAACATGTTGCTGCATCTCCCGTACATTGGAGCGGGTATTGTTCTACAGGATGGTGAAAACAAAGATCAGGTTCTGTATCAGGCAGCACATCATGAATTGGTAGCGAGTGCACTTGCTGTTAAGGCTTGTCATGAGATCATTCCGGGTGCACAGATTGGTTGTATGTTAGCCGCTGGAATGGTGTATCCATACAGCTCTAACCCGGATGACGTGTGGAAGGCTATGGAGAAAGATCGTGAATCGTTCTTCTTCATCGACGTACAATCGAAGGGAGCATATCCGGGTTATACAAAAAGATTTTTCAGAGAAAATGACATTTGGATTGACATGCAACCAGAAGATGCAGAGATCTTGATGCAGAACACAGTCGACTATATCGGTTTTAGCTATTACGCAAGCCGGTGCACCAGTACGGACCCTGAGATTTTGAAAGATTCGACAGAAGGTAATGTATTTGGTTCGGTGAAGAACCCTTATCTGCAAGCTTCCGAGTGGGGATGGACCATTGATCCCAAAGGACTCCGTATTACATGTAATCAGCTTCATGACCGCTATGGCAAACCGTTGTTTATCGTAGAAAATGGACTTGGCGCAACCGATGTGTTGTTAGACAATGACTCCGTTGAGGATGACTATCGCATCGAATATTTGAATAGTCATTTTGCCGAAATGGCTGAAGCGATTCAAGACGGTGTAGAGCTCATAGGTTACACAAGCTGGGGACCGATTGACCTGGTCAGTGCGGGTACCGGAGAGATGAAGAAACGTTATGGCTATATCTATGTAGACCGAAATAATGATGGTACGGGCACACTTCGCAGAGTGAAAAAGAAGAGTTTTCACTGGTACAAAGATGTCATTGCAAGTAATGGCGCACAATATTTCTGA
- the fabD gene encoding ACP S-malonyltransferase: MSNVALLFPGQGSQMVGMGRDFWNKFDVAKKLFEEASDAISFDLRKLCFEGSMADLTMTMNAQPALLTVSVIAYQVYMQEIGMEPTYLAGHSLGEYSALVCAGVLSFHDAIKLVRQRGIIMHTADPDQKGTMAAISGIHLDTLQNICEQVSTIERPACVACMNADQQFVISGHRYSIQEIIKRTETLGTKHSYINVSGPYHSPMMQTAAEQFKVELDQYQYAHAKYPVISNVTAAPYEADRSVTDYLTMQMTMPVRWLESMNYLIKQGVTEVIELGSKHVLVSLMSKITKRIVPYSLSQPSDLLMLTNTQERKNKRLTIRKKLLSELIVTALISRNYNPNSISYTQTVEPLFNQLQRAKEQVNNNEYELSEEEINDALQVCHSIIIAKNIPLDGTALIDAI, translated from the coding sequence ATGAGTAATGTAGCTCTGTTGTTTCCTGGACAAGGTTCTCAGATGGTTGGGATGGGTAGAGACTTTTGGAATAAATTCGATGTGGCTAAGAAGTTATTTGAAGAAGCCAGTGATGCCATTTCTTTCGATTTGAGAAAGTTATGTTTTGAAGGTAGCATGGCTGATTTGACAATGACGATGAACGCTCAGCCTGCACTTTTGACTGTTAGTGTCATAGCATATCAGGTGTATATGCAAGAAATAGGGATGGAACCCACTTATTTGGCTGGGCATAGTTTGGGAGAATATTCGGCTCTGGTATGCGCAGGTGTTCTCTCATTTCATGACGCCATTAAACTGGTAAGACAACGAGGTATCATTATGCACACTGCAGACCCGGATCAGAAAGGTACCATGGCCGCCATTTCAGGTATTCATTTAGATACACTTCAAAACATATGCGAACAAGTTTCCACGATCGAGCGTCCTGCTTGTGTGGCTTGTATGAACGCTGACCAGCAGTTTGTCATTTCGGGACATCGGTACTCTATACAAGAAATTATTAAAAGGACAGAAACCCTGGGAACGAAACATTCTTATATCAATGTAAGTGGTCCCTATCATTCTCCCATGATGCAAACCGCAGCAGAACAATTCAAAGTTGAATTGGATCAATATCAATATGCCCATGCAAAATACCCGGTTATTTCCAACGTTACAGCAGCACCCTATGAGGCTGATCGATCTGTCACGGATTATTTAACCATGCAGATGACGATGCCTGTAAGATGGTTAGAGTCGATGAACTATTTAATTAAACAGGGAGTCACTGAAGTTATAGAGTTGGGTTCTAAACATGTGTTAGTTAGTCTTATGAGTAAAATAACGAAGCGTATTGTACCTTACTCGCTAAGTCAGCCTTCTGATTTACTAATGCTTACAAATACACAAGAAAGGAAAAATAAACGGTTAACAATTCGTAAAAAGTTGTTATCAGAACTTATAGTAACCGCACTCATTTCACGGAATTATAACCCTAATTCGATATCATACACCCAAACGGTTGAGCCATTATTTAACCAATTACAACGGGCAAAGGAACAAGTAAACAACAATGAATATGAACTTAGTGAAGAAGAGATAAATGATGCTCTACAGGTATGTCATTCCATTATTATAGCAAAAAATATTCCATTGGATGGAACCGCATTGATTGATGCAATCTAG
- a CDS encoding Cof-type HAD-IIB family hydrolase, whose translation MNETKRKIVFIDIDGTLVDDDGSIPLSAQKACKQARENGHLLYLCTGRSKAEIYDSIWDVGFDGLIGAGGGYVEFGKDVLYHKRVTAEDVRHMVDFFNENGIDFYLESNSALYASSNLQPHLERRIYGDVENDPVAREKKELKPHPFIAGLTYGEADLYKDDVNKVCFLESSAIPFERIKQEFEGKFEVIQCTVPIFGEGSGELMIPGIHKAIAIADLLKHLGMSQEDTFAIGDGMNDAEMLEFCNIGIAMGNAKPGLKAIADDITGTVEEDGLYHSFVKYGLIT comes from the coding sequence ATGAACGAAACGAAGCGAAAAATTGTTTTTATTGATATTGATGGGACACTGGTAGATGATGACGGAAGTATTCCGTTGTCAGCACAAAAGGCTTGTAAACAGGCCAGAGAGAACGGACATCTGCTCTATTTATGTACAGGCCGATCCAAAGCGGAAATTTATGATTCCATCTGGGATGTCGGATTCGATGGTCTGATTGGTGCAGGTGGGGGTTATGTGGAGTTTGGCAAGGACGTGTTATATCACAAAAGGGTAACAGCGGAAGATGTTCGACATATGGTCGATTTCTTTAATGAAAACGGTATTGACTTCTACCTTGAATCCAATTCGGCATTGTATGCGAGTAGCAATCTTCAACCTCACCTGGAACGCCGTATCTATGGCGATGTGGAGAATGACCCTGTAGCCAGAGAGAAGAAGGAGCTGAAACCGCACCCGTTTATTGCCGGATTAACGTATGGAGAGGCCGACCTGTACAAGGATGATGTGAACAAAGTATGTTTCTTGGAGAGCTCAGCCATCCCGTTTGAGCGGATCAAGCAAGAGTTTGAAGGGAAATTCGAAGTCATTCAGTGCACTGTGCCGATCTTTGGTGAAGGAAGTGGTGAACTGATGATCCCTGGCATTCACAAAGCCATTGCGATCGCTGATCTGCTGAAGCATCTGGGCATGTCCCAAGAAGATACATTTGCCATCGGTGATGGCATGAATGATGCCGAGATGTTGGAATTTTGTAACATCGGAATTGCCATGGGTAATGCAAAGCCAGGTCTGAAAGCCATTGCAGATGATATTACTGGAACAGTCGAGGAAGATGGATTGTATCATAGTTTTGTGAAGTATGGATTGATCACTTGA
- a CDS encoding S8 family peptidase — translation MWLWLGVFAFILLVIGFVYRYLDQLAESKFHPHAPKQLLVKFKEGTTEDEMHTLHKKGRCKVAETYEDLGWYRVESRKKMHRMLKHYKDHELIEHAEPNYLVEASFTPNDPFFPYQYNLSKINAPAAWDITQSNSSVKIAIIDTGVQLNHPELASKLLPGYDYVDYDNIPEDGNGHGTHVAGIAASVTNNGVGIAGAAPLASIVPLRVLDNNGQGTIGNVGNGLVFAANNGVQVVNLSLGGPMGNAFLQAAVQYAWDRGAVIIAAAGNDNTSFPIVPASYPNVIAVASTNPSDLKSNFSNYGSWVDMAAPGDTILSTYLGGSYAYLSGTSMAAPHVAGAAALLAAQGKTNAQIRDALCFASDPVSGSGIYWTYGRLNAYQSLQVP, via the coding sequence ATGTGGTTATGGTTAGGTGTTTTTGCTTTCATTTTGCTAGTAATCGGGTTCGTGTATCGTTATCTGGACCAACTTGCCGAGAGCAAGTTTCATCCTCACGCTCCCAAGCAACTCTTAGTCAAATTCAAGGAAGGTACAACCGAAGATGAGATGCACACCCTTCACAAAAAAGGGAGATGTAAGGTCGCTGAGACCTATGAAGATTTAGGCTGGTACCGTGTGGAATCCCGCAAAAAAATGCACAGAATGCTGAAACATTACAAAGATCATGAGCTTATTGAACATGCAGAGCCGAATTACCTCGTTGAGGCTTCTTTCACTCCTAATGACCCTTTCTTTCCTTATCAGTATAACCTGTCCAAAATCAATGCACCCGCTGCATGGGATATTACTCAGAGTAACAGCTCTGTCAAAATCGCCATTATCGATACCGGTGTACAGCTAAACCATCCAGAATTGGCCTCCAAGCTCCTCCCCGGTTATGATTATGTTGATTATGATAACATCCCTGAGGACGGGAACGGCCACGGCACCCATGTAGCTGGGATCGCTGCCTCCGTTACCAACAATGGAGTGGGCATCGCAGGCGCTGCACCGCTCGCATCCATCGTTCCTCTCCGGGTACTGGATAACAACGGGCAAGGAACGATAGGTAATGTCGGTAACGGGCTTGTCTTTGCTGCCAATAACGGTGTACAGGTTGTTAACCTGAGCCTTGGTGGGCCGATGGGAAATGCTTTCCTTCAAGCTGCCGTACAGTATGCTTGGGATCGTGGAGCTGTGATTATTGCCGCAGCTGGTAACGACAACACTTCATTCCCAATCGTACCCGCATCATATCCCAACGTGATTGCTGTCGCTTCGACCAATCCCTCCGATCTCAAATCCAATTTCTCCAACTATGGCTCTTGGGTGGATATGGCTGCACCGGGTGATACCATTCTATCCACATACCTGGGTGGTTCCTATGCCTACCTTAGCGGGACATCCATGGCTGCCCCTCATGTGGCTGGAGCGGCTGCACTTCTCGCTGCGCAAGGGAAAACAAATGCTCAAATTCGGGATGCGCTGTGTTTCGCTTCTGATCCGGTATCAGGCTCCGGGATCTACTGGACATATGGTCGACTGAATGCCTATCAGAGCTTGCAGGTGCCATAA
- a CDS encoding YncE family protein: MAILSTGPIENNAVSDVRPTQQVTVKIDNRNSLDESVVLIQGYNLTSTRTLYVSEQISIAPDQVVTRTYFANLDAFEFVFTVEGVAIEQTEISVWGKNETGQLVAAHRLVSSELEIEGDNTSVNRIYVANFNSNDVSVINGETNMVIATIPVGTNPAGIDVNPLTSRIYVANRGSNTMSVINSLSNAVIASVPVGSEPSDVGVDIATNAIYTANFNSLDTTEDVTVIDGLTNTVIDTITIPGLNFLTGIGVNSLTNRIYAVNFNSDAVSVIDGVTNTVIATIPVQVNPFRVGVNPATNRIYVSNFTSNTVSVIDGLTNTVIDTIPVGVTPAAVAVDTSTNAIYVPNRDTDNVSVISGLTNTVIATVPVGVNPNGAGANPLTNRVYISNQDDNTISVIDGETNTVIATIPVGARPFAVGVNP, translated from the coding sequence ATGGCCATTCTATCAACCGGACCTATCGAGAATAATGCCGTAAGTGATGTACGGCCAACACAACAAGTTACCGTTAAAATTGATAACAGGAATTCTCTGGATGAATCCGTTGTTTTGATACAAGGGTATAATTTGACCTCTACGAGGACTTTATATGTCAGCGAGCAGATTTCAATTGCTCCGGATCAGGTAGTGACAAGAACTTATTTTGCCAATCTGGATGCGTTTGAATTTGTCTTTACAGTTGAAGGTGTAGCTATAGAGCAGACGGAGATTTCCGTGTGGGGCAAAAATGAAACCGGCCAGCTTGTTGCCGCACATCGATTAGTTTCTTCCGAACTTGAAATAGAGGGGGATAATACGTCAGTCAACCGCATATATGTAGCCAATTTTAATAGTAACGATGTTTCCGTCATTAATGGCGAAACGAATATGGTGATTGCTACCATTCCTGTGGGGACGAATCCTGCAGGGATTGATGTCAATCCATTAACGAGTCGTATTTATGTCGCAAACAGAGGCAGCAATACCATGTCCGTCATTAATAGTTTATCCAACGCAGTGATTGCTTCTGTTCCGGTTGGGAGTGAGCCAAGTGACGTAGGGGTCGATATAGCGACCAATGCTATTTATACGGCAAATTTTAATTCATTGGATACAACTGAAGATGTAACCGTTATTGATGGATTGACCAACACGGTGATTGATACTATCACTATTCCCGGACTCAATTTTCTAACGGGTATAGGCGTCAATTCCTTAACGAATCGGATCTATGCAGTAAATTTTAATTCTGATGCTGTGTCTGTGATCGATGGAGTAACCAATACAGTGATTGCTACGATCCCCGTTCAGGTCAATCCATTCCGTGTAGGTGTCAATCCAGCCACCAACCGTATTTATGTATCGAATTTTACCAGTAATACGGTTTCCGTTATTGATGGATTGACGAATACCGTAATTGATACCATTCCAGTCGGCGTTACGCCAGCTGCAGTAGCGGTTGATACCTCCACAAACGCCATTTACGTACCCAATCGAGACACGGATAATGTTTCAGTAATTAGTGGACTAACCAATACGGTGATTGCAACTGTGCCAGTCGGGGTTAATCCAAACGGAGCGGGGGCAAATCCGTTAACCAATCGAGTTTATATAAGCAATCAAGATGACAATACCATTTCTGTGATCGATGGCGAAACAAATACGGTGATTGCTACTATTCCGGTGGGGGCACGTCCGTTCGCAGTAGGTGTAAATCCGTAG
- a CDS encoding beta-glucoside-specific PTS transporter subunit IIABC: MSNYDQLAKDILSRVGGRENVNSVFHCVTRLRFKLKDESVAKTEELKNLPGVITVMQSGGQYQVVIGNEVPDVYKAVVKVGNFPSEGQVEEETDNSGKKVGLFSRFIDMISGVFTPLLGLLAATGMIKGFTAMFLSFGWITDTSGTYQLLNATGDCLFYFFPIFLGYTAIKKFGGSPFLGMAIGASLVYPTLSGLTAGDPLYTLFAGTLIESPIHITFLGIPVILMSYSTSVIPIIIATFFAVKIERFFKNIIPKVVSTFLVPFFTLLVIVPATFILIGPVSTWAGQLIGAGATGIYDLSPVVTGLIIGGLWQVFVLFGLHWGLVPVMLLNLSTSGADPVIAMSFAASFAQIGAVLAVILKTKNTKLKSLGIPAFISGIFGVTEPAIYGLTLPLKKPFIMSCIAGGIGGGILGLAGSKLYIFGGLGVFGFPSFINKATGVDSGFYMALVACGIAFILGFILTYVVGFKDKVEATPAPAPVLDPNPNSRYEIVSPMAGEVVALNEINDVTFAGEHMGKGIAIRPTSGRVVSPITGVVQTVYRTKHAIGLVSDDGVEMLIHIGQDTVKLKGQHFTTHVKDGDRVNAGDLIVEFDLQAIKDAGYETVTPIIVTNTSNYLDVVGTKDASVHEKDKLITVLS; encoded by the coding sequence ATGAGCAACTACGATCAATTAGCTAAGGACATTCTGTCACGTGTAGGTGGTCGCGAGAACGTAAATAGTGTATTCCATTGCGTAACAAGACTGCGGTTTAAACTGAAAGATGAAAGCGTAGCCAAAACGGAAGAACTTAAAAATCTGCCAGGTGTTATTACCGTCATGCAAAGTGGTGGACAATATCAAGTTGTTATCGGCAACGAAGTGCCGGATGTATATAAAGCAGTCGTTAAAGTAGGGAATTTCCCAAGTGAAGGACAAGTGGAAGAGGAAACGGACAACTCAGGCAAAAAAGTAGGGTTGTTCAGCCGATTTATCGACATGATCTCCGGTGTGTTCACACCACTACTCGGTTTGCTGGCTGCCACAGGTATGATCAAAGGTTTCACGGCCATGTTTTTATCCTTTGGATGGATTACAGACACTTCTGGAACGTACCAACTGTTGAATGCAACGGGTGACTGTCTGTTCTACTTCTTCCCGATCTTCCTTGGTTACACGGCAATCAAGAAATTTGGCGGTTCACCGTTCCTGGGTATGGCGATAGGTGCTTCATTGGTTTATCCTACGCTGTCCGGCCTGACTGCTGGAGATCCATTGTACACCCTGTTTGCGGGTACGTTAATTGAATCACCGATTCACATTACGTTCCTTGGTATTCCAGTTATTCTGATGAGTTATTCAACATCAGTTATTCCAATCATTATTGCTACATTCTTCGCTGTTAAAATTGAAAGATTCTTTAAAAATATTATTCCTAAAGTCGTTAGCACGTTCCTTGTTCCATTCTTTACTTTGCTCGTTATCGTTCCGGCAACATTCATTCTGATTGGTCCAGTATCCACTTGGGCAGGACAGTTGATTGGTGCAGGAGCAACAGGCATCTACGATTTAAGTCCAGTTGTTACAGGTTTGATTATCGGTGGTTTGTGGCAAGTGTTTGTACTGTTTGGGCTCCACTGGGGACTCGTGCCAGTCATGCTTCTTAACTTGAGTACTTCTGGGGCTGATCCGGTAATTGCCATGTCTTTCGCTGCCTCCTTTGCCCAAATCGGTGCTGTACTTGCGGTTATACTGAAAACCAAAAATACGAAATTGAAATCTTTAGGTATTCCGGCCTTCATCTCTGGGATCTTCGGTGTAACCGAGCCAGCAATTTACGGTCTGACACTTCCACTGAAAAAACCGTTTATCATGAGCTGTATTGCAGGTGGTATCGGTGGTGGTATCTTGGGATTGGCCGGTTCAAAATTATACATCTTTGGTGGACTGGGTGTGTTCGGTTTCCCAAGCTTCATTAATAAGGCAACAGGCGTTGATTCCGGATTCTATATGGCTCTGGTTGCATGTGGTATCGCGTTCATCCTTGGTTTTATTCTGACATACGTGGTTGGATTCAAAGACAAAGTGGAAGCTACACCAGCTCCAGCACCAGTACTTGATCCAAATCCGAACAGCAGATACGAAATTGTCAGCCCAATGGCTGGTGAAGTTGTTGCACTGAATGAAATTAATGACGTAACGTTTGCAGGTGAGCACATGGGTAAAGGGATTGCAATTCGTCCAACCAGTGGTAGAGTGGTATCTCCAATCACAGGTGTTGTTCAAACCGTATATCGTACCAAACACGCCATTGGTCTTGTAAGCGATGATGGTGTAGAGATGCTGATCCATATTGGACAGGATACGGTCAAGCTGAAAGGTCAACATTTTACAACCCATGTGAAAGATGGAGACCGTGTTAACGCAGGTGACCTGATTGTTGAGTTTGATCTGCAAGCCATTAAGGATGCAGGGTATGAGACGGTTACACCGATCATTGTGACTAATACTTCAAATTATCTGGACGTTGTAGGAACAAAAGATGCATCCGTTCATGAGAAAGATAAATTGATCACGGTATTAAGCTAA